Below is a window of Trichosurus vulpecula isolate mTriVul1 chromosome 4, mTriVul1.pri, whole genome shotgun sequence DNA.
TGATTGGACACAGAGGGTGGAATTTCTGGATGACCAACCCTGGCCACAGCATCGCCATGCCACAGAGCATCGTATAGAGAGGAAGCTTGTAGCAAACATGAACAGGCTAAAAGGACTCTGAAAGAtccctatttatctttttaaaaagaaaaaaaattctttagctCTTAAAGTTCATTTGTTGAAACCACAGAGTGGCtcaggatgaaagaaagaaagaaagaaagaaagaaagaaagaaagaaagaaagaaagaaagaaagaaagaaagaaagaaagaaagaaagaaagaaaaacaggcaATGCTTGTCTTTAACCTCTCATCTTTATTGTTGCAAGTTTGTTGTCAATCCCATCTCTTGGTAGTTTGGGACAGGGTTCAGTGAGGAGAGGGTAAGCAGAGGGAGAACCAAGCAGCTACCCACCAGCAAGCTATGAGAATAAGGAACAAGGGAGGACTTGGAtggatcagtcaatcaacaaataataatCAGTCACTTACTACATTCAAGACATAGTGCTCTAAAAGACTACAAAGAAGCTAAGACACAACTGCTCTCACGGTTTTCCAAACTTTTGGGGGAAATCAGGCATAAAtcccagaaaaaggaaaattgcaAACGATGTCTCGGAGCAGGGAATATTTTACCCACAAAGCAGCACTATAGGGACCAGATACTGGGTGTTTAGGGCAAAGAGCTATCTAAATAGCGTGGAATTTTGTTTATGGAGGAGCGACCTTGAGCCACGCCTTGAAGGGATAGGTAGGGCTTCACTGGACTAGAAGGGAATGGTGTTGAGCAGGTATTGTAAAGGTGAGAAACTACAAAATGTGTTTGATAGATAGCCAGAGATAagcctggagagagagagagagagagagagagagagagagacagagagacagagagacagagagacagagagagagagacagagagagagagacagagaaagagagacagagacagagacagagagacagagagagaggaggggaagacagggagggaggagggagagggggtagagagagaaagagagggagagaaggagggagagagagacagagagaaggaggggggagagagacagagaggagggggggaagaaaggagggggagagggagagggagaaggggcgGGGAGGAGAGAGTAGTGCAGAGAAGAGtgggcaaagagagagagacagagaaagagagacagagacagagacagagacagagagagatacagacaggtTATGGCTGtatggtgaaggaccttgaataTCGGATAAGAAAACTTAGAATTTATCCTGTAAGCTGCTGAGAGTCATGGAAAAATTTTGAGCAGGAGAGTTTCAAACAGAAATGTATTTGACTACAGAATCAGAAGAGGAATATACCCTCTTATTAGGCTTATTAGAAATAGCAGCCCTTCACTCCAGAGAAGGCCCCACCTTTGGTACCACAGCCACTCATATCTCCTGGCTCTGAGCATCCTACAGAACCAAAGACCTCTTCCTCATTGTATCCAGCAGAGCCACAGAGGGGTGGTTCAATATCTAAGTGATGAGGCTCAGATTCATTGCAGCCAGGAGAACAAGGACAAGGAGGTGGACACGGACATGGTTTTGGGAAGTTGCAAGGACTGCTAGAGCCACGTGGTTTCCTATGTagtggctctggaggagggcAAGGCTCTGGATAGGGCTCTAAACAGGGCCGTGGTGAAGGACAGGGCTCAGGCCGTGGTGAAGGACAGGGCTCGGGCCGTGGTGCAGGACAGGGCTGGGGCCATGGTGTAGGACACAGCTCAGGTTCGGGTGCAGGGCATGGTTCAGGACGCGGTTGCCAGCATGAGCGTGGAGCTGGGAGTGGGCATGGTCTCAGCCGTCGTTCTGGGGGTGAACATGAATCATGGAATGGACGTGGCTGTAAGCAGGGAGCACTCCAAGAATATCGTGTACTAGAGCCCTGGCAAGTGCGTCTGATGGGAGGGATCTGAACGGGCTGCTTTCTTGGGGGGACCTGAGCAGGACAGTTGGGAGAGGAAATTTCTACCCGGTGTTTGGGACCGCATCTCTGGGGAGACCCTGAAGCTGGACCCCTAGGAGGGCAGCTATCATAGCAAGGCTGAGATTGGCGTGGAGGAGTACAGTAAGTATAGGTGGGCTGAGACCTGCGTGGAGGGGAGCAGCTCCGATAGGCAGGCCGAGACGTGCGCGGAGGGCTACATGGTGGGGAGCAGCTCCCATAGGTAGGCCGAGATACGCGTGGAGGAGTACAGTAAGTATAACTAGGCTGAGATCTGCGTGGAGGGGAGCAGCTCCGATACCTAGGCCGGGATACGCGTGGAGTAGTACAGTAAGTGTAACTAGGCTGAGATCTGCGTGGAGGGGAGCAGCTCCGATAGGCCGGCCGAGACGTGCGTGGAGGAGTACAGTAAGTATAGCTAGGCTGAGATCTGCGTGGAGGGGAGCAGCTCCGATACCTAGGCCGGGATACGCGTGGAGGAGTACAGTAAGTGTAACTAGGCTGAGATCTGCGTGGAGGGGAACAGCTCCGATAGGCCGGCCGAGACGTGCGTGGAGGGGTACAGCTGACATAGGAAGGCTGAGGTCGGCGTGGAGGAGAACAGCTATGGTAAGAAGGCTGAAAGGAGCGAGCAGGCAGACATCTATCGTAGGATCGCTGATACTGATTTTGAGGGGAACAGCTGCTGTAAGATCCTTGGTACTGGTTCTGAAGGGCACCACCACCACAGTACTGAGACTGACGTTGAGAAGTGCAGCTGGTATAATACCCCTGAGACTGGCCCTGAGGGACACTGCTGCTATAATACCCCTGAGTCTGGCATTGAGGGTAGCATTCTACATAAGTCTGAACTGGCTGAGGAGCTGCCACTGGCACATAGGTCTCAACAGGGCATGGAGCTGggcattgcacatagtaagtttCTGTACAGCAAACTGGAGAGCATTGTACGTAAGAGGCCTGAACAGGATGCACAACTTGGCGTTCTACATAGGATTCCTGAGCCTGGCATGGGGCTTGGCACTGGACATAGCATATCTGGGCCTGGCTTGGGGCTTGACCCTGTCCTGAACATATATTAGATTGACATAGCACCTGGCCTTTTGTAGATGAAGTTTGAGATTGGCTTACAACTTGACCCTTTGCAGAGCAAGCCTGAAAAGTTTGTACTTCACCAGAGGCCTGGCCTTTAATGGGGAcaaaggatggggagggggtaAAGGAAGACCCTTTCACGCAGCATTCTTGGGGTGGCAAGCAGGGCTGCTTCTGCTGCTGGTCACACAtgattctgaatgcagatgcTAGGGCTCTGTGGGCAGAGAGAGTAGAGGTTAGTTTAGGaggtgagggaagagaaggaatctcagagtcaGAGATAAAATTCAGaacaggagagacttgaggttcAAACCCCTGCATCTTCCAAATGGTGAAACCAAaggccagggaggttaagtgatggcTCATACAGATCATTGGACGAGCAAAAAGCAGGGCAGGAATTTGAACACCAGTTGTCTGGatccaaatccagtgcctttgTCACACACTACAGCTCCTGGGGGCTGGTTAGAGGCAGGAACATAGATAAATCCACAGACATTCACCCTCTCACAAAACTGTTCCTAATAGGGACCTAAGGCCAAATGTCATTCACTGGGCTGCACATATGCCTCTTACACCATGAACATGCTTTCAGAAGTcaatttaaaaaggatttttttttttagctattggCCATTGTACACAACATTTTGGGCTGGCCCAAACTGGAGCACTTTGGAATTTGTATTGTCTGTGGAATGATTCGCCTCCGTGAAAATGAATAATGGAGAGATGAAGTCACACACAGAGGCATGTACACACGTACAAACTGTGTTGACGTACTGCCAAAACCACCAGCTAAGAAGTGGAGAATCTAGTCAGAGTTATTTGGCACCATAGCTGGTTACCACCCAAGTGAAACATTTGTATTGTGGTGGAtttgtttttaaacaatattttttatttgtcagagaaaaattaaatttaattcaaatgtGGAAAGAGGATTTGCTTTGTAGtgagaggagctgagttcaaatcctggctcttccacttagtacctgtgtgaccttgggcaagtcatttcacctctaggTCTTGGCTTCAGagtttataaaatggggagggttgaggtgatctctaaggtcccttccagctcaagctGAATAATCCTCCATATACACCAACTTTGCCAATAAAAAATTCCTTGCCTACTGTTCACAGTAAACCCCAGCTTGCACCAGGATAGAAGGAAAGGCTGGCTGAccttaggtttttttgtttgttggtttgttttgttttttgccttggACCCCCCATGGGATGAGGCTAAGAGaacaaaaaacaagcaaagacTGGAAGCTTTGGACCCTGATGTATAAGACAGACACATATCCATTATTAGATTTCTCCTTGGACTTGTAATTTGATGGATACACATCTACACAGGTGAGcattccagatctaaatccatgTAGACACCCCGGTCTGCCCTGGCCTGCCATACTTCAAACCATCTcacaaaaacaatcaaacaaaaaagtcatacagaagcagaaaaggcaatcATCTATTTCAGAGATTGGGAAAACCTCCTCTGTTTATTGATCTGCCAAATCCTCCCACCTTTTCCCTGATTTCTGAAACTCTTTTGCCAAGGGGCCCAAGTCCTCCCTGGAAAAACTGCCATTCTTCCAAAGAGAGATAGCACTCTGGTCAATTCACCTCAATACGCCAAGGAGGACCTATTCATGAGTACAGGTGTATCCTCCACCCAGGCAGGGAGCAACCCCTCTACCATCAGGTAGATGATTTTCAGTAGCCATTGTGGTCAATGGCTATTGTCCCATGGCCCAGTCTGGTGAAGAGTCTCTCCAAACTTAATACACCTACTTCTCAGAAAAAAGACAATCTGTCACAAGGCAGTTTGCTTACAGCTGTCCCAATTTGATAGCACTCCCAACATCTTGTTCTCCCCTGGCATAGCCTATTATAATCCAGGGTTACCTCCACCACCAGGAAGAAACCTCAGTGGAAGATTTTAGTGGAGGGACTGATATGTTCTCAAATATATATCAAATCAATCCATCACTGCTTGGCCAAAGACCATCTGGGTTTTATACACAGATCACAGATTCTTCCACAAATATGCACACCTTCCATCACTCTTCTCTGCActactctctcctccccaacccccaacagGTACTCTTCttggtcttttcctttctttctccatcctcatGGCTCCCAACAGTTCTCTATTCTGATTCCTTGTCACTTGTATTTACCCCTCCAGC
It encodes the following:
- the LOC118845773 gene encoding keratinocyte proline-rich protein, whose protein sequence is MCDQQQKQPCLPPQECCVKGSSFTPSPSFVPIKGQASGEVQTFQACSAKGQVVSQSQTSSTKGQVLCQSNICSGQGQAPSQAQICYVQCQAPCQAQESYVERQVVHPVQASYVQCSPVCCTETYYVQCPAPCPVETYVPVAAPQPVQTYVECYPQCQTQGYYSSSVPQGQSQGYYTSCTSQRQSQYCGGGALQNQYQGSYSSCSPQNQYQRSYDRCLPARSFQPSYHSCSPPRRPQPSYVSCTPPRTSRPAYRSCSPPRRSQPSYTYCTPPRVSRPRYRSCSPPRRSQPSYTYCTPPRTSRPAYRSCSPPRRSQPSYTYCTTPRVSRPSPPRTSRPAYRSCSPPRRSQPTYTYCTPPRQSQPCYDSCPPRGPASGSPQRCGPKHRVEISSPNCPAQVPPRKQPVQIPPIRRTCQGSSTRYSWSAPCLQPRPFHDSCSPPERRLRPCPLPAPRSCWQPRPEPCPAPEPELCPTPWPQPCPAPRPEPCPSPRPEPCPSPRPCLEPYPEPCPPPEPLHRKPRGSSSPCNFPKPCPCPPPCPCSPGCNESEPHHLDIEPPLCGSAGYNEEEVFGSVGCSEPGDMSGCGTKGGAFSGVKGCYF